From Spirochaetaceae bacterium, the proteins below share one genomic window:
- the rseP gene encoding RIP metalloprotease RseP, producing the protein MITVLLGIAGLSILVVVHELGHLFGARLAGIKVEVFSLGWGPKLITKKIKDTEWALSAFPLGGYCKMAGENRQGDETVPGDMHYGKAWRRLLAVAGGPLFSLLFAFILAFLLGLTVTTTSNLDNRIVALTANTNFVSGDYITSINGRTITTASEWAEIMSLSARRTLQVTVLRDGQPVSFSETIAMASNSSAIIPITVWAPARIAAFTVSSPAHEAGLEIGDLVTSINNVPIVNSAALSEVVAASAGLPLEVSYERGGQSYVTTITPIFNEQSSRYLLGVELAGSSRPLAFNERLTYGIASFIYTFRLYVTSLRNLFFGVDLTETISGPLQTTYIIGQIAQQSLSGDIRGILMVLSLISLALGVMNLLPIPILDGGLIILYGFEWLAGKSAPPVVMRVYHTVGVMALGFIIFLALSSDVLNLFIRR; encoded by the coding sequence ATGATAACAGTTTTATTAGGTATAGCCGGCTTAAGTATATTAGTAGTAGTGCACGAGTTAGGGCACCTTTTTGGGGCTCGCTTAGCAGGTATTAAGGTAGAGGTATTTTCACTGGGCTGGGGGCCTAAGCTTATTACTAAAAAAATTAAAGATACCGAGTGGGCTCTTTCGGCTTTTCCGTTAGGCGGTTACTGTAAAATGGCCGGCGAAAACCGGCAAGGCGATGAAACCGTACCCGGTGATATGCATTACGGTAAAGCTTGGCGCAGATTGCTGGCGGTAGCCGGTGGCCCGCTTTTTAGTTTGCTTTTTGCTTTTATTTTAGCTTTTTTGCTAGGGCTTACCGTAACAACTACCAGTAATTTAGATAATCGTATTGTTGCTCTTACTGCTAACACCAATTTTGTAAGTGGCGATTATATTACAAGCATTAACGGCCGTACCATTACCACCGCTAGTGAATGGGCCGAGATAATGTCGCTTTCGGCTCGCCGCACTTTACAGGTTACCGTACTACGTGATGGTCAGCCGGTAAGTTTTAGCGAAACTATCGCAATGGCCAGCAATTCGTCGGCGATTATCCCGATAACGGTATGGGCGCCGGCGCGTATTGCCGCCTTTACCGTAAGTTCGCCGGCCCACGAGGCCGGTTTAGAGATTGGCGATTTAGTTACATCTATTAATAATGTACCGATAGTTAATAGCGCTGCTTTAAGCGAAGTAGTTGCAGCCTCCGCCGGTTTACCGCTGGAGGTAAGTTACGAGCGTGGCGGACAAAGTTATGTTACCACTATTACACCCATTTTTAACGAACAGAGTAGCCGTTATTTATTAGGGGTAGAGTTAGCCGGCTCCAGCCGTCCGTTAGCGTTTAACGAACGGCTCACTTATGGTATAGCTAGTTTTATTTATACCTTTAGGCTTTATGTAACCAGCCTACGTAACCTCTTTTTTGGGGTTGATTTAACAGAGACTATCAGCGGCCCTCTGCAAACCACTTATATTATTGGCCAAATTGCGCAGCAAAGTTTAAGCGGGGATATACGGGGTATCTTAATGGTGCTTTCGCTTATCAGCTTAGCTTTAGGAGTGATGAATTTATTGCCGATTCCTATATTAGATGGCGGCTTAATTATACTTTATGGTTTTGAATGGCTGGCCGGTAAAAGTGCGCCGCCTGTGGTTATGCGCGTTTACCACACGGTAGGGGTAATGGCGCTTGGCTTTATAATTTTTTTAGCTTTGAGCAGCGATGTGCTTAATTTATTTATAAGACGTTAA
- the dxr gene encoding 1-deoxy-D-xylulose-5-phosphate reductoisomerase — protein MKKLIILGATGSVGRQAIEVVKNYPDLLKVVGLAAYSNKEELIKLTKFINVDKLALAAENPAAITNLIKESDADVVLNAISGSAGLLASFTTLEEGRTLALANKESMVMAGPLLKELAAKNNCLILPVDSEHSALFFLLQNRKAEEIDELILTASGGPFRDYSFNQLRQVTAQQAANHPTWQMGAKISIDSASLANKGLEVIEAWQLFNIDIKKIKVVMHRQSVVHSFIRTTDGALYGQMGKPTMLLPIQNALLYPALKPVPAARFDLFNQNLTFEAIDNERFPLLNLAYRACELGAAYPLVYNIANEIAVADFCAGRIKFTALADYVEQAFNHSFNYEASKEGIFKLSDDIKNFFKG, from the coding sequence ATGAAAAAATTGATAATACTCGGGGCTACCGGCTCTGTTGGCAGGCAGGCGATAGAGGTAGTTAAAAATTACCCCGATTTACTTAAAGTGGTCGGCCTAGCGGCTTACAGTAATAAAGAAGAATTAATAAAATTAACTAAATTTATAAATGTAGATAAACTGGCTTTAGCTGCCGAAAATCCCGCAGCTATTACTAATCTTATTAAAGAAAGTGATGCCGATGTGGTGCTAAATGCCATTAGCGGCAGCGCCGGTTTATTGGCCAGCTTTACAACTTTAGAAGAAGGCCGCACTTTGGCTTTGGCCAATAAAGAAAGTATGGTTATGGCCGGTCCGTTACTTAAAGAGCTGGCCGCTAAAAATAATTGCCTTATTTTGCCGGTAGATAGTGAGCATTCGGCGCTGTTTTTTTTGCTGCAAAACCGTAAAGCGGAAGAAATTGACGAGCTTATCTTAACGGCCAGCGGCGGCCCCTTTCGCGATTATAGTTTTAATCAGTTGCGGCAAGTTACTGCCCAGCAAGCCGCTAACCACCCCACATGGCAGATGGGGGCTAAAATTTCCATCGATTCGGCCAGTCTTGCTAATAAGGGCCTCGAAGTGATTGAGGCATGGCAGCTTTTTAATATAGATATAAAAAAAATTAAAGTGGTAATGCACCGCCAAAGTGTGGTGCACAGCTTTATCCGCACCACCGATGGAGCGCTGTACGGCCAAATGGGTAAGCCTACTATGCTGCTGCCTATCCAAAATGCTTTGCTTTACCCGGCCTTAAAACCGGTGCCGGCCGCTAGGTTTGATTTATTTAATCAAAATTTAACTTTTGAAGCCATTGACAATGAACGCTTTCCTCTTTTAAACTTAGCTTATCGGGCTTGCGAGTTAGGGGCAGCTTATCCGCTTGTTTATAATATAGCCAACGAAATAGCGGTGGCCGATTTTTGTGCCGGCCGCATTAAATTTACCGCTTTGGCCGATTATGTGGAGCAAGCCTTTAACCACAGCTTTAACTACGAGGCCAGCAAAGAAGGTATTTTTAAATTGAGTGATGATATTAAAAATTTTTTTAAAGGGTAA
- a CDS encoding GIY-YIG nuclease family protein, protein MGKNFVYIIQAKKEKSFCKIGITDDLERRLKEYNSKTGTSSNNFASYLFTCEVTDAAAVEKDIKEEFYRLRETLNREIYFYNPNLFKEYVEFIKNHVLFVKEIFIEKKQALEVTKIVKKHKPSLEERGITKTDVMLQAQRVKNDEFYTRYEDVEKELLMYPPEIWWDKTVFCNCDDAVGEVEANVSPFALFFLKNFNKLKLKKLICTHYSGVVDLFHEGTKGYIFTRDGFMEIKHYLDGKKEFPKHYDGSFDHPISKKILQEEADIVCTNPPFSKSKDFWPLLIGSDKRFIVISNFTIVRYTFFIPYLQNKKVWGGYHSVDNYLNPKKELVTAAGHWFTNVPIENRPKHELLKFCNLEEIPEEHKYFDDKGVLIVKKSYIPVNYSKPFGVSARVILNGILEKGYEIFQAKEYRPYLNGNEKYPNVLVHKVKG, encoded by the coding sequence ATGGGTAAAAATTTTGTTTATATTATTCAAGCTAAAAAAGAAAAGAGCTTTTGTAAAATAGGCATTACTGATGACCTTGAGCGGAGGCTTAAAGAATATAACAGCAAAACGGGAACGTCGAGTAATAATTTTGCTAGTTACTTGTTTACCTGTGAGGTTACCGATGCAGCGGCGGTAGAAAAAGACATAAAAGAGGAGTTTTATAGGCTTAGAGAAACCTTGAACCGAGAAATATATTTTTATAACCCCAATTTATTTAAAGAATATGTTGAATTTATTAAAAATCATGTGTTATTTGTTAAAGAAATTTTTATAGAAAAAAAGCAAGCTTTAGAAGTAACTAAAATAGTCAAAAAACACAAACCATCACTTGAGGAGAGGGGAATAACCAAAACAGATGTTATGCTTCAAGCTCAACGGGTAAAAAATGATGAGTTTTATACTCGTTATGAAGATGTGGAAAAAGAGTTACTGATGTACCCACCCGAAATTTGGTGGGACAAAACAGTGTTTTGTAATTGCGACGACGCTGTGGGCGAGGTAGAGGCTAATGTTTCGCCCTTTGCTTTATTTTTTTTAAAAAATTTTAATAAACTCAAACTTAAAAAACTAATATGCACGCATTATAGCGGAGTGGTTGATTTGTTTCATGAAGGAACAAAAGGGTACATTTTTACCCGTGATGGGTTTATGGAAATTAAGCATTACCTTGACGGTAAAAAAGAGTTTCCTAAACATTATGATGGTTCTTTTGATCACCCAATTTCAAAGAAAATTCTTCAAGAAGAAGCGGATATTGTTTGTACCAACCCGCCATTTTCTAAAAGTAAGGATTTTTGGCCTTTATTAATAGGGAGTGATAAAAGGTTTATTGTTATATCTAATTTTACAATAGTTAGGTATACCTTTTTTATTCCTTACCTGCAAAATAAAAAGGTATGGGGTGGCTATCATAGTGTTGATAATTATTTAAACCCTAAAAAAGAATTAGTAACCGCCGCCGGCCATTGGTTTACTAATGTGCCTATAGAAAATAGGCCGAAACATGAACTTCTTAAATTTTGTAATTTAGAAGAAATACCAGAAGAACACAAATACTTTGATGATAAAGGTGTTTTAATTGTAAAAAAATCGTATATTCCTGTTAATTACAGCAAACCATTTGGAGTTTCGGCACGGGTTATTTTAAATGGAATTTTAGAGAAAGGGTATGAAATTTTTCAAGCTAAAGAATATAGGCCATATCTTAATGGGAATGAAAAGTACCCCAATGTGCTCGTACACAAAGTTAAGGGTTAA
- a CDS encoding GIY-YIG nuclease family protein, with amino-acid sequence MSEYIYIVQAERERDKCKIGITGNLEERLRTYNNITGKSKANGYSYLFSCEVHDMAKVEADIKAEFSRLREHKNREIYFYNPDLFEDYVAFIKKHSLFVKEIFIKPSEIREEVKVVKKITPSPEERGLNTKDIMQKAQRTKNDEFYTRYEDIETEIAMYPLETWQDKVVYCNCDDAVGDSEKTTSPFALYFLRNFKKLELKKLICTHYSGRVDLFNAGTKAYIFTKEGFTENLFEGKREMPKGYDGSFDHPISLQILNDEADIVCTNPPFSISRDYWRLLMESSKQFLIISNIAIVLTASYIPYFKNKKAWAGYNEVDWYLNPKRELTRAAGYWYTNLSVTDRPKYKQFKFILLKDIPDKYKYFDDEGVLVVKNCYIPSNYSGVFAVSARPILNGLLEKGYEIVRDREYYPYVNGEKQFAVVLVQKIGSEK; translated from the coding sequence TTGAGCGAATATATTTACATAGTACAAGCCGAACGTGAGCGAGATAAGTGCAAAATTGGTATTACAGGTAACCTAGAGGAGAGGCTTAGAACTTACAATAACATAACAGGTAAAAGTAAGGCCAATGGTTATAGCTATTTGTTTAGCTGCGAAGTGCATGATATGGCCAAAGTAGAGGCCGATATTAAAGCCGAATTTAGCCGTTTAAGAGAGCATAAGAACCGTGAAATTTATTTTTATAACCCAGATTTATTTGAAGACTATGTAGCTTTTATCAAAAAGCACTCACTTTTTGTAAAAGAGATTTTTATTAAGCCGTCCGAAATTAGAGAGGAGGTTAAGGTTGTTAAAAAAATCACCCCAAGTCCTGAGGAGCGTGGGCTTAATACCAAAGATATAATGCAAAAAGCTCAACGCACTAAAAATGACGAATTTTATACCCGTTATGAAGATATTGAGACCGAAATTGCTATGTACCCGCTGGAAACTTGGCAAGATAAAGTAGTGTACTGTAACTGTGATGATGCGGTGGGGGATAGCGAAAAGACAACTTCGCCCTTTGCCCTATACTTTTTGCGTAATTTTAAAAAGTTGGAATTAAAAAAATTAATTTGTACGCATTATAGCGGTAGGGTAGATTTATTTAACGCCGGAACTAAAGCTTATATCTTTACTAAAGAAGGTTTTACTGAAAATTTATTTGAAGGTAAAAGAGAAATGCCTAAAGGGTACGATGGTAGCTTTGACCACCCTATTTCCTTACAAATACTTAACGATGAAGCCGATATTGTTTGTACCAACCCGCCATTTTCTATATCGAGAGATTACTGGCGGTTACTTATGGAAAGTAGTAAACAGTTTTTAATTATCTCTAATATTGCCATTGTTTTAACTGCTTCTTATATTCCTTATTTTAAAAATAAAAAAGCATGGGCAGGTTATAATGAAGTTGATTGGTATTTAAACCCTAAACGCGAACTTACCCGAGCGGCAGGTTATTGGTATACTAACTTATCTGTAACAGATAGGCCAAAATATAAACAATTTAAATTTATATTGTTAAAAGATATACCAGATAAATATAAATATTTTGATGATGAAGGTGTATTGGTGGTAAAAAATTGTTATATTCCTAGTAATTATAGCGGAGTTTTTGCAGTGTCGGCTCGTCCTATACTTAATGGACTACTAGAAAAAGGATACGAAATTGTAAGAGATAGAGAATATTATCCTTATGTAAATGGTGAGAAACAGTTTGCAGTGGTATTAGTGCAAAAAATTGGGAGTGAAAAATAA
- a CDS encoding phosphatidate cytidylyltransferase encodes MPAVSVNLAAIMKMNNEISDKKVSKNLIHRLVDALIWVPILLLSIFVFTFYNHLILNLMAVVFSVICGYEIGAMFKAKDKRIDFMLYPFLGGLFPLLTLVSLYHPVLEVYFFPTLTLAFMMILVRQTFVVDERELNSAISRTTGMVFALFYPGLLMSFIIRFANLAEGEAGNLIYAFFLSIVFINDSMAYFFGRALGKRTNSQGFILVSPKKSLVGFAFGILGAILVALFFYYVPSVDIFNGRTVFYAIIMGLICGSATIFGDLFESTLKRSAGFKDSGKFFKGRGGVLDAFDSLLFTAPIFYYFLNFA; translated from the coding sequence ATGCCGGCCGTAAGCGTAAATTTGGCGGCTATAATGAAGATGAATAATGAAATTAGTGATAAAAAAGTAAGTAAAAATCTTATCCATAGGTTAGTTGATGCCTTAATTTGGGTACCTATATTACTTTTGTCTATCTTTGTTTTTACTTTTTACAATCATTTAATTTTAAATTTAATGGCGGTAGTTTTTTCGGTAATTTGCGGTTACGAAATTGGCGCTATGTTTAAGGCTAAAGATAAACGTATCGATTTTATGCTTTACCCTTTTTTGGGCGGGCTTTTTCCCTTATTAACTTTAGTTTCCCTTTATCACCCGGTGCTCGAGGTTTATTTTTTTCCTACTCTTACCTTAGCTTTTATGATGATTTTGGTGCGGCAAACCTTTGTGGTAGACGAGCGCGAGCTAAATAGCGCCATTAGCCGTACCACCGGTATGGTTTTTGCTTTGTTTTATCCGGGTTTACTTATGTCGTTTATTATTCGTTTTGCCAATTTAGCGGAAGGTGAAGCCGGGAATTTAATTTATGCCTTTTTTCTTTCTATCGTTTTTATTAACGATAGTATGGCCTACTTTTTTGGCCGGGCATTAGGCAAACGTACTAATTCGCAAGGTTTTATTTTGGTAAGCCCTAAAAAAAGTTTAGTTGGGTTTGCTTTTGGTATTTTGGGAGCTATCCTTGTAGCGTTATTCTTTTATTATGTGCCGAGTGTTGATATTTTTAACGGCCGTACCGTCTTTTATGCCATAATTATGGGTTTAATTTGCGGCAGCGCCACTATTTTTGGCGATTTATTTGAGTCTACCCTTAAACGCAGCGCCGGCTTTAAAGATTCGGGTAAATTTTTTAAAGGGCGCGGCGGCGTTTTAGATGCCTTTGATAGTTTACTGTTTACCGCACCTATCTTTTATTATTTTTTAAACTTTGCATAA